Below is a window of Planococcus rifietoensis DNA.
CAAACGCCCCGCGGACATTGGGCACCGTCCAATCCAAAGCAAGTTTCGTATAGTAGTCATTTTCTTCTGCCACATGCAGCCCATCCGTAATAAATGCCAAAGCGATCATATAAGCGCCGTATAGTAGCACCCCAATCATTAATATACGGAGAATGCGAACAGTTAAAACAAAACGGGATTTCTTCAGTATTTTCTTTTCCAAGGCTTCATTCCATTCTGTCATCATGCCACCCTTTCTGTTGTGCAATCGTCTCCAGTTTTTTTCGTGACCGATGTAACATAACTTTCACTTGATCCACTGATAAATCCATCGCTGTTGCTATTTCAGAATAACTAAATTCCGCCACTTCCCTTAAATAGAGAATCGTCCGGTAGTGTTCCGGCAAATAATCGAACAGCATATTCAAGTCGTCCCGTTGCTCTTGCGCCAAAGCGGTATCTTCCGGTAACCCATACGGGCTGATCATTTCCTCAGCCGGCTTGAATCTATTCACTAACGGAATGCTTTCCCTTCTCTTGCGTTTGCGCCATTCATCAATATAAATATTACGCGCCACCTTAAAAAGCCACGCCCGCGCTTGTTCTCCTTGGTAGGTGTGAAGTGAAATCGTTGCCCTGACAAATGTTTCTTGGGTCAGATCTTCGGCCAGGTGGGAAGAACCTGATAACTTCCAAAGAAAATAATAAAGGGGTTTTGAGTACAGTTTAAAAAGCTGTTCCAGCTGTTGATTTTTCATCCTATCCCCCTTTATCGACCTCTACTGTTTACACGTTCACCTTTCAATAATGTTACAGTTTTCTTGAAATAATTTGTAAAAAGAATACTTTCCCTCTTCCTGTAACTGGATAAAATTATTTTATTTCGGCACACAAAATTGTGTTGACTTTTCCAAATAGAGGCGTATATTTTAGCTTGTACAACAGAATCCACCTTTTATATCGCTGAGACAGAATGAATTTCTGTGCGGGGGAACCAATTCGATCGCAACTTGATCTCGGGGTGAATCTTCATTTTTGAAGAAGGGGTACTCTCCATCCCTAATCCGACAGCTAACCTCGTAAGCGTAGAAAAGAGAGAAAAGGTCTATCTCAGACCGTTTCTTTGAAATGGTTTTTTTGTGCTCAAATTTAAGAGAAAAGAGTGGAAGAGAAATGAGATGGAACAAGAAGCAGTTCGCAGTGATCGGATTAGGAAGATTCGGGGGCAGCATTTGCAAAGAACTGCATCAAATGGGTCACGATGTACTGGCAATAGACCGCGACGAGAAAAAAGTATTGGAGTTCGCGGCGTTTTCTTCCCACGCACTTCAATTGGATTCGACCAACGAGTCAGCTCTGAAGCGATCGGGCATTACCAATTTTGAAAATGTCATCGTCGCAATCGGCGAAGATATCCAATCGAGCATCTTGACGACACTCGTTTTGAAGGATTTGCAAATTCCGAAAGTGTACGTTAAAGCCCAGAACCATTATCACCAGAAAGTTTTGATGAAGATCGGTGTGGAGCAAGTCGTCCAGCCAGAGATTGAAATGGGCAAGAAAATGGCTGAACATCTAGGGTCTCAAAAAATCATCGATTCGATCGATCTTTCTGCAGACTATAGCATTACCGAATTAATGGCTACGCCGAAAGTTAATCGGAAGTCTTTGAACGATCTGAAGATCCGCTTGAAATTCGGCGTGACCGTCCTTGCCATTAAACGCGGGGAGAAATTGAATGTTTCCCCTTTGCCGGATGACATCTTGCAGGCAGGAGATGTTTTGACGGTGCTCGGAACAAAGAAAGATATCCACCAATTCGACCGGGCAGGTTTATAAAATGAAACGATCCACTTTATTTAAAAAAATTAAAATATCACCGCCTCAAATATTAACGATGACCTTTCTGGTGGCGATTTTATTTGGCACCATCTTATTGTATTTGCCAATCTCTACAGTGGAACCGATTTCCTGGATCGATGCATTATTCACTGCCACGTCTGCAACGACGGTAACCGGGCTAGTTGTTGTCAGTACCGGCAATGATTTCACGATGTTCGGCCAATCTGTCATCATGGTCCTCATGCAGGTCGGCGGGCTCGGCCTCATGACATTCGCCATTTTGATCGTATTGCTGCTGGGTAAAAAAATTGGCCTGCGGGGACGGATTTTGATCCAGCAGTCGTTCAACCAGTATTCACTTGGCGGCATGATCCGCCTCGTACAGGTTCTCCTATTTTTCGCATTCGGCATTGAATTATTGGCCACTGCGATTTTAGCGGTTCGCTGGGTTCCGGAATACGGCTGGACATACGGGCTTTTCACCAGCGCTTTCCACGCTGTTTCCGCATTCAATAATGCAGGATTCTCTCTGTGGGATGACAGCCTGAGTGGCTATGTCGGCGACCCGACAGTCAATATCTTGATCACCCTCCTGTTCATTTCAGGCGGGATCGGCTTTACGGTTTTGTATGATTTGTGGAAAACGAGAAACTTTAAGCAGTTGTCGCTCCATTCCAAAGTCATGCTGACGGGGACCTTAGCCGTGAATCTGATCGCGATGCTGTTTTTATTCGTTTCGGAGTACGGCAATATGGAAACCATCGGCGCGCTGCCGCTTGGCGATAAACTATGGGCTTCGTATTTTCAGGCGGTTACCCCACGTACTGCAGGATTCAATTCCATCGACATCGGCAGCATGGAGACCGGCTCAATTGTACTGATCTCGCTGCTTATGTTCATCGGAGCGGGCAGTGCCTCGACCGGTAGCGGCATCAAGCTTACGACTTTTTTGGTTATCATTTTAGTGACTACTTCCTATTTAAAAGGAAAAAAGGAAGCGGTCATTTTCAACCGCGCGATCCCTTCCCACTTGCTGGAACGGTCTTTGGCGATTGTGTTCATCAGCATGGCCGCTGTTTTCGCCGGTATTCTCATTCTGTCCTATACAGAGCAGGCACCATTCGAGTGGATTATTTTTGAAGCATTCTCTGCTTTCGGGACAGTTGGGCTGTCGATGGGCTTGACTGGAGATCTTTCCACTATCGGCAAATTCGTCATTATGGTGCTGATGTTCATCGGCCGAGTCGGCCCTGTGACGCTAGCATTTGCATTGGCCCGCCAGCACCGTGAACAAATCAGCCATCCGAAAGGCGATATTTTCACAGGCTGATTGGGAAT
It encodes the following:
- a CDS encoding sigma-70 family RNA polymerase sigma factor, yielding MKNQQLEQLFKLYSKPLYYFLWKLSGSSHLAEDLTQETFVRATISLHTYQGEQARAWLFKVARNIYIDEWRKRKRRESIPLVNRFKPAEEMISPYGLPEDTALAQEQRDDLNMLFDYLPEHYRTILYLREVAEFSYSEIATAMDLSVDQVKVMLHRSRKKLETIAQQKGWHDDRME
- a CDS encoding potassium channel family protein, with translation MRWNKKQFAVIGLGRFGGSICKELHQMGHDVLAIDRDEKKVLEFAAFSSHALQLDSTNESALKRSGITNFENVIVAIGEDIQSSILTTLVLKDLQIPKVYVKAQNHYHQKVLMKIGVEQVVQPEIEMGKKMAEHLGSQKIIDSIDLSADYSITELMATPKVNRKSLNDLKIRLKFGVTVLAIKRGEKLNVSPLPDDILQAGDVLTVLGTKKDIHQFDRAGL
- a CDS encoding TrkH family potassium uptake protein, producing MKRSTLFKKIKISPPQILTMTFLVAILFGTILLYLPISTVEPISWIDALFTATSATTVTGLVVVSTGNDFTMFGQSVIMVLMQVGGLGLMTFAILIVLLLGKKIGLRGRILIQQSFNQYSLGGMIRLVQVLLFFAFGIELLATAILAVRWVPEYGWTYGLFTSAFHAVSAFNNAGFSLWDDSLSGYVGDPTVNILITLLFISGGIGFTVLYDLWKTRNFKQLSLHSKVMLTGTLAVNLIAMLFLFVSEYGNMETIGALPLGDKLWASYFQAVTPRTAGFNSIDIGSMETGSIVLISLLMFIGAGSASTGSGIKLTTFLVIILVTTSYLKGKKEAVIFNRAIPSHLLERSLAIVFISMAAVFAGILILSYTEQAPFEWIIFEAFSAFGTVGLSMGLTGDLSTIGKFVIMVLMFIGRVGPVTLAFALARQHREQISHPKGDIFTG